The Terriglobia bacterium DNA window TGAGCAGTTCGTCTTCGGGGCGGATGGGCCGGATGGTGACCGGCATGCCGTCGCGCATGGTCCAGGGACCGGCGTACTGCGACGGATAGGGGCGGATGGAAAGCGCCGGCAGTTCCTCTTCGCGGACCTCGGGGCCGTGCAGCACCATGCGCGCGTCCAGCGCCAGCATCCGCTCCGGCGAGACCAGCAGGGGATTGATGTCGATCTCCCGGATCCAGCGCTGTTCCACCACCAGGTAGCTGAAGCGCACCAGCAGTTGTTCGAGCGCGTTCACGTCGGCCGCGGCGCGTCCGCGTACTCCTTTCAGCGCCTTGTGGATGCGGGTCTGCTCCATCATGCGGCGTGCCAGGGTGGTGTTGAGCGGCGGCAGGGCCAGGGCGCGGTCCTCGAAGACCTCGACCAGTTGCCCGCCGGCGCCGAACAGCAGCACCGGGCCGAACTGCGGGTCGAGCGAGCTGCCCACGATGATCTCGTAGCCTTCCATCTTCTCCATCGGCTGCACGGTCACGCCGAGGAAGTGCTCCGCGCCGGCTTTTTCCGCGACTGACTTGCGGATGGCTTCGAAAGCGGCGCGCACTTCGGTGTCGCTCGCGAGGTTCAGCTTCACTCCGCCTACGTCGGTCTTGTGCGTGACCGTCTCGGAGTGCAGCTTGAGCACGACTGGGAAGCCGATGATGCGGGCGAAGCTCACCGCCTCGTCGGCGCTGGCGGCGACCATGGTGCGCACGGTGGGGATGCCGTAGGCCTCGAGCACCTGCTTCGATTCGTACTCGGTGAGCAGAGTGCGGCCGCCTGCGCGAGCCTTGCGGACGATGGCCGCGGCACGCTCCGCGTCGTGGCTCTCGATGTCGGTCGCGGTCGGGGTCTCGTACAGGCCGCGGATGTTGTAGCTGTACCTCCACATGTAATTAAACATGTGGGCGGCGACCTCGGGATAGGGGAAGGCGGGGATGTTGGCGCTGTTGAGGATGTGCTCGCCGGCTTCGACGTCGGCGCCGCCCATCCAACTGGCGAGGATGGGCTTGCCCAGCTCGCCGACGAACCCTTTGACCAGTTCCGCGGCCTTGGTGGTGTCGGCCATGCCGTGCGCGACCAAGACGGCGAGCAGGGCGTCGGCGTTGGGATCTTTGGCGACGGTGCGCAGGGCCTGGGTGTACACCTCGGCGGTGGCGCTGCCGAGGGTGTCCACGGGATTGCCGTGGCTCCAGTGGGGGGAAAGGAATTTGCTGAGCTCGTCGATGGTCTCGGGGGCCAGCACGGCGAGTTCGCCGCCGCCGGACATCAGCGCGTCCGAGGCCAGCACGCCCGGCCCGCCGGCGTTGCTGACGATGGCCAGCCGGTTCCCCTTGGCGCGCGGCTGCTTGGCCAGCACTTCCGCCATGTGGAAGAGGTCGGAGATGGTGTCCACGCGCAGCACGCCGCAGCGGCGGAAGGCGGCGTGCAGGACTTCGTCGCTGCCGGTCAGCGAGCCGGTATGCGACGCGGCCGCCTGGGCCGCGGCCTGGGTCCTTCCGGCTTTGATGATCAGGATCGGCTTGGTGAGCGCGACTTCGCGGGCGGCGGAAAGGAAGGAGCGCGCGTCGCCCACCGATTCCATGTACAGCATGATGGCGGAGGTGCGGGGGTCGTCGCCGAGGTAGTAGATAAGGTCGCCCCAGCCGACGTCGAGCATGGAGCCGATGGAAGCGAATGCGCTGAAGCCGACCTGCTCGCGCAGGCTCCAGTCGAGCACCGCGGCGCAGAGGGCGCCGCTCTGGCTGACGAAGGCGATGCGTCCGCTGTGCGCGACGGCGTGAGAGAAGGTCGCGTTCAGCCCGCGCGGCGGCACCATCACCCCGTAACAGTTGGGGCCGACGATGCGCATGCGGCCGCGGCGCGCCTCGTAGAGCACCTGGCGCTCCAGCTCGGCGCCCGCCGGGCCGGTCTCCTTGAAGCCGGCCGAGATCACGATGGCGGCGCGCACCCCGCGCTCGGCGCAGTCGCGGATCACGCCGGGGACGGTATCCGCGGGCGTGATCACCACGGCCAGGTCCACCGCTTCCGGGACGTCTTTGATGCCGGGGTACGACTTGATGCCGAGCACGTGCGGGCGGTTGGGGTTGACGGGGAACACCGAACCGCCGAAGGGGCTGGTGATCAGGTTCCACAGGACGGCGCGGCCGACGGTGCCCGCCTTCTCCGTGGCCCCGATGACGGCGACGCTGCGCGGCGCGAAGATGGCGTCGAGGGGCTGCTCCTCGGTGCGCAGGACATCATGGACTTTGTGGGTGACCGGACTGGCGCCTGGCTTGGCGACTATTTTCGTGGCCATGGGTATCTTCTTTCAGCAGGTGACGGGCCAGCCCGGCCTGGATGCGCACAGAACGGCGACACAAACGACGTTTAGAACGAATGGCGGCGCGGCCGGTTTGAATGGGATCACCGCCAGCCAGTATGCACCAAAGCCGGCTGGCACAGGAAGCTCCCCCGACAGCACCGTGCTGCCGAAGAGATGGACCGCGGCTACTCAACCATGAACGTAGCCGTCGGCGCGACACTCTGCTTGGAGACCTTGTCGTCCACCTTAATCGTAACCCGGTACTGGCCGGGTGCGAGCTCCCCAGGCGGCACCTTCTTGGCCAGGGTCAACTGGCCGCCGACGTTGCCCATCTCCTGGGTGGATTCGACCGAGCGCATCACCGCCTTCTGATCGGCCAGGTTGGTGATCTCGACTTCGACGGTAGCAGACGGCTTGTGGGTCTTCTCGTCGATGCCGAGGTTGTACACCTGCATCCAGAAGTTGACGGCCTGATTGCGATTGAAGGTGGCGGGCTTGCCGGGCTCGGGGACCCGCGGCCGCACCTTGGTATCGCCTAGCACGAAGTTGCCTGCGCCCACGCTGCGGCTCGGCACCTCCTCTAAGATGTCAGCCAGGATCAGCGAGGAAGCCATCAGCCGGTCATCGCCGAACTCCGGCACCACGATACTGCGGCTCCAGTTGCCCATGCGGTCGCCATTTACGTCCTTGACCACGAGGTCCAGCCGGTAACGCCCCGAACGCAGGGGCACTGCCTTCCAGTAGACCGAGGGCCTTTCCAGTTCCCGGGGCAGCAGCTCGGTCGTCGTCTGGACTCGAACCGTGTCCTCGAAGGTCTGGGCGACCCGCCCGGTCAGGGTGGTGATGCGGCCGAAGATGTTGACCACCGCCGTCGCTACTCCCTGCTTCTCGGTGAAGGTCAAGGACTTGTTCTTGACCTGCACGGTGATGGGGACCAGCGCCGTATCCGAGGTGACCTTGGCGAAATCGGTGACCACGTCAAAGGGCACCAGGTTGTAGTTCAGCTTGTGGGTGACGACCGATTCCAGGTCCTTGAACTTGATGGCCGGAGGCCGGCTCAACTGGGCGAACTGCTGCAGCCGGTCGAACTGGCTCTTCCTGTTTTCGTCCACCGGGTTTTGCGGCAGCTTGGCGGGGTCAATCTCCATGTCGGCATTCATGTCCTTGTCCATGGGATTGAGAGAGATCTTGTAACCGCCGCAGCTGCAGCGATCAACGAACTCGATCTGGATGTTGTCACCCACCCCGTCGATGTGGTGATAGTTCCATATCTCGTAAGGGTAGGTGGTGGACGTGTACGCCGTCCCTTTGTCGTTGTACCCCGTGAGGCCTCTATAATCCTCAGGACGCTGGTAACCCTCTTCGCCGCCGCCATGCGACTCGATGTTGGCGGGAGGGCCGTACATGATGTAAATCTTGCCGCGGTCCGTTCTCCAGCCCTGGACGCCAGCGGTGAAGCGCTCGTTGGCGTAGGCGATGCGCCGGTAGTGCTCTTCCTTGTATTCGTTCTCGACGGTGTCAGGAGTCGGGTCACGGCGCATCCAGAACTGCTCGATGAACTGGTCCCGCTCCTCGTTGTTGCTGAGGCGCACGAAGGCGTTCTTCTCTTCGTCGGTGATGATGTAGACGACGTCCTGGGCCAGCCATTTCTTGTAAGGGCCTTCGAGCTCCTTCAGGAGCTTCTTCGCCTGCTTCTTCTGCTCGGCGGTCAGAGGACGGTTGAGCGGGTCGGTGCCCTGCGAAGCGGAGGGCTGGCCGGCGGCGGCAGCCTTGGAATCGTCGGCCTTCTTGGAGCCGCCTTCCTGGGCGAGCAGGCCGACCGCCAGAAAGCTAAACAACGTGATGCCAACCACACGACGCACCAACATGAACCGCTACTCCTTGGGGAAAACGCTGTACGATTTTATTTCCTGAGACGCGGTGAAGCAAGGCGCGAACCCGCTCGAACCGCGGCCCAGATCAAGATTGCGGCGATTTTGTCAAGCGGCGCACCTCCTCCTGGGCGCGCTTCACATTCAGCCCTTTCGGATCTTCCTCCAGGTACTGCTTCCACTGCGCGACCGCCTCCTGATGCTGCCCCAAGGCATCGAGCGCATAAGCGGCAATGACGTGGGCATTGGCCAGGCCCTGGTGGGGAAGCGCATGGACCCGGGTGGCGTGGTCCGCCGCTTCCTTGAAGCGATGGAGCTGGAGCTCGGCGTAGGCGGCATTGGTCAGTGCCCAGGCATCGGTGGGCTCGACCGCCAGAGACTGGTTCAACAGCACGGTCGTCTCCTGGTAATTGCGCTCGGAAAGCATGATGCGGGCCAGGTTGCGCTGCGCTCCCGCAAATTTGTCGTTGAGCGCGATCGCCTTCTGGAACGCCTTCCGCGCGGCGGTGAGCTCGAGCATCTGGGTATTGGCAATCCCCAGCCCGTTGTAGGCAAGATCGTAATCCGGGTAGAGGTCAATGGCCGACTGAAAAGACTTGCGGGCGGAGTCCCACTGCTTGTCGGCCAGGGCCCCGCTGCCTTTTTCAAACTGCTTGCGCGCGTTGTCGGGGATCTTCAGGCGGACGGTGGGAACGAAACCAGGCCCTCCCTGAGGAGGCGCCGCGTTGCCCTCGAGCTTGCGCTTCACTCGGAAATCTTCCCGGTGGAAACTTTCGACCGGGGTGATCTCGAATTCGGCCTCATAAGGTTGAACGTCGGCGCCATAGATGCGAACGCGGTGCATCCCGGTCATGGTGTTGAACTCCGCCTGCCCGTCGGTGCCGGTGGTCTGGGACGCCATGGCCGAGGTTCCGCCCACCCCATCCTGCAGTTCCACGGTGACGTCCCGCACCCGGGTCAGCCCGTCGTCGTACGTGACTATGACCCGCAAGCGGGTAGGCCTCGAGGGAGTAAGACGCACTCCTCCTTGCGGCAGGCAGGT harbors:
- a CDS encoding bifunctional acetate--CoA ligase family protein/GNAT family N-acetyltransferase codes for the protein MATKIVAKPGASPVTHKVHDVLRTEEQPLDAIFAPRSVAVIGATEKAGTVGRAVLWNLITSPFGGSVFPVNPNRPHVLGIKSYPGIKDVPEAVDLAVVITPADTVPGVIRDCAERGVRAAIVISAGFKETGPAGAELERQVLYEARRGRMRIVGPNCYGVMVPPRGLNATFSHAVAHSGRIAFVSQSGALCAAVLDWSLREQVGFSAFASIGSMLDVGWGDLIYYLGDDPRTSAIMLYMESVGDARSFLSAAREVALTKPILIIKAGRTQAAAQAAASHTGSLTGSDEVLHAAFRRCGVLRVDTISDLFHMAEVLAKQPRAKGNRLAIVSNAGGPGVLASDALMSGGGELAVLAPETIDELSKFLSPHWSHGNPVDTLGSATAEVYTQALRTVAKDPNADALLAVLVAHGMADTTKAAELVKGFVGELGKPILASWMGGADVEAGEHILNSANIPAFPYPEVAAHMFNYMWRYSYNIRGLYETPTATDIESHDAERAAAIVRKARAGGRTLLTEYESKQVLEAYGIPTVRTMVAASADEAVSFARIIGFPVVLKLHSETVTHKTDVGGVKLNLASDTEVRAAFEAIRKSVAEKAGAEHFLGVTVQPMEKMEGYEIIVGSSLDPQFGPVLLFGAGGQLVEVFEDRALALPPLNTTLARRMMEQTRIHKALKGVRGRAAADVNALEQLLVRFSYLVVEQRWIREIDINPLLVSPERMLALDARMVLHGPEVREEELPALSIRPYPSQYAGPWTMRDGMPVTIRPIRPEDELLMIEFHKGLSERSVYLRYFNALKLSQRIAHDRLMRICFIDYDREMALVAEHKKEDGTREIVGVARLSKLHGLNEAEVAVLISDLYHHRGLGTELLRRVLQFGRDEKLDSASASFLEENLEMARIADKLGFKVSRSHEDHMLEAVIVLS
- a CDS encoding GWxTD domain-containing protein; this translates as MLVRRVVGITLFSFLAVGLLAQEGGSKKADDSKAAAAGQPSASQGTDPLNRPLTAEQKKQAKKLLKELEGPYKKWLAQDVVYIITDEEKNAFVRLSNNEERDQFIEQFWMRRDPTPDTVENEYKEEHYRRIAYANERFTAGVQGWRTDRGKIYIMYGPPANIESHGGGEEGYQRPEDYRGLTGYNDKGTAYTSTTYPYEIWNYHHIDGVGDNIQIEFVDRCSCGGYKISLNPMDKDMNADMEIDPAKLPQNPVDENRKSQFDRLQQFAQLSRPPAIKFKDLESVVTHKLNYNLVPFDVVTDFAKVTSDTALVPITVQVKNKSLTFTEKQGVATAVVNIFGRITTLTGRVAQTFEDTVRVQTTTELLPRELERPSVYWKAVPLRSGRYRLDLVVKDVNGDRMGNWSRSIVVPEFGDDRLMASSLILADILEEVPSRSVGAGNFVLGDTKVRPRVPEPGKPATFNRNQAVNFWMQVYNLGIDEKTHKPSATVEVEITNLADQKAVMRSVESTQEMGNVGGQLTLAKKVPPGELAPGQYRVTIKVDDKVSKQSVAPTATFMVE
- a CDS encoding tetratricopeptide repeat protein; this translates as MPRTGLLLALFVLTACGTCLPQGGVRLTPSRPTRLRVIVTYDDGLTRVRDVTVELQDGVGGTSAMASQTTGTDGQAEFNTMTGMHRVRIYGADVQPYEAEFEITPVESFHREDFRVKRKLEGNAAPPQGGPGFVPTVRLKIPDNARKQFEKGSGALADKQWDSARKSFQSAIDLYPDYDLAYNGLGIANTQMLELTAARKAFQKAIALNDKFAGAQRNLARIMLSERNYQETTVLLNQSLAVEPTDAWALTNAAYAELQLHRFKEAADHATRVHALPHQGLANAHVIAAYALDALGQHQEAVAQWKQYLEEDPKGLNVKRAQEEVRRLTKSPQS